From the Gossypium hirsutum isolate 1008001.06 chromosome A02, Gossypium_hirsutum_v2.1, whole genome shotgun sequence genome, the window tgaagctttgtgTTTATGGTGTTGTGTTATATACAGGCTAAAGATCAAGATATGATATGGACGCTGAAGATTTGAGAGTTGCAGAAGAATTGGAATGATACATGCTTGCATCTCCATCGATTCTAGGCTCTGAGAGATTTTCTCCTGCTGCTCTCTCAATGACAAGCTTGTATAATTCGAGTCTACAAATTTTAcagaacttttaaaaattaaaatttttgtttagggCTAAacttattgaattttttagaatttgaactaaaatgataaaatttgtaaacatTGACAGTTAaacttgttgaattttttatatttaagatcaaattgatagtatatataaacatcaaatgattaaatttgttattagaccaataaaaaagtTCATCAGGATTGGTAAGTTTCAATACTAATAAAATCAACTAACATAGATCATACATACCGATACAAGAACAGTCAAATTGTCTTTAAGCAATGGATTTAAAACGAATAACATTACAAACAAATGAAGGTGATATTAAACATGAAAGTGACAAGGCATAATCTAAATAATTGTCCTATGTGTTTTTGAACATAAGAATGATGCAAACTAATTATAAAGGTGATTTGGGGCTGAAATACTTTCCTATCACTCTTGAATCTAATATCTTCAAGGCTTCCTCAGATTTAATGCAACTAGGTTTTTTGTATTGGCTCAATGAAGTTCCTTTGGACACACAGTAATCTATTAGTGCCTCAAAACTTCCTTGCTTTACCACCCTAATCTCCAAAGCTCCAACTATGTTCCTTTTCCTATAGATTTTATATGTATAATGTAATGACTCTTCCATTCTAGAGCAACACTCTACCATTATCTTTGGGTCAAGCTCTTTGCAATGCTTGCCTTCTTTTCCTTTGATCTCCCAAAATAAGACATAGTGACCTGGTGCTGAAGAAGTATCAACATAGCTAGTGTACTCTGTCAAGATGAATCCGAGTGGATCAAGAAGAGCCTTTGCTTCTGTCACAGCCTTGAAAAGGTCTGTTTCACTTGTTTTTTCCTGATCAACACTCAGGATAACATTTTTCCTCTCCACAAATTGGAATTGAGGTGCATTATTGTAGAAACCACTCACCATAAGAACATCTCCAACTTTATATCGGTATAATcctgaaagaaacaaagaaaggaaTATCATCAAACTAGATTAGATCATTATCTAACAGGTTAATGTAGGAACTATGAAGCATAATGCAAAATTAGAACATGGCATttgattaattgattaaattcaaAAGAGGAAGTTTTACCTGCACAAGTTGTGACAACTAGTTCATAACACTGACCAGCCTTCACATTTACAAGATCAACAAGTTCAGTATCTTCATCGTTGCTCTTCATTTCAATAGATCCATCAGGTTCCTTCTTCACAGGAAGGAATTCGAAGTAAGCCATGTTAGGGAGAAATGTGTAGGAGACATCAGAACGTTTGCATAGAGGTTCTAAGTTAATTCCACAAATAGCTTCTGAGCAAGCATATACAGCTGAAACAAGAGGAAGCCCTCTGCAATAGAACTCGAGTTCTGTAGTATACTGTCTTATAATGCCAGTACATATGCAACAAATATATCTTGCTTCAGGCCATAACTTTCTGATTATTCTTTCCCATGATTTACAATtacatatattttctatcaaGTCAGCCTGCTCTGGATTAGGCTTCATGATCAAAGATGCTGAATTTCTGAATCCTGAGTCGGTGATCCAATCACTTAATCGACCTGTTTTTATGTCATAGCATAGCTCTTGCCAGTGATTTTCTAGAAACTTGATACCTCTTAGCACTGTAGATGCAAAGAGTGAACCAACCTTGACAACCTCGTCTCGTTGGATTAAACCAAAAAGTAATTGACAGTATAAGCCGTGGTTGGGGTTTGGGCAAAAGATGGTCTCAATGGGACTTGTGTAAAGCTTAGGCAAAAGGGTTCTAAACTTACTCCCGTTGTATTTGCTAGTTGAAACAGATGCCGCCTTGAGGCCACTAGGAGTTTCAATCTCTGGTCGGGCAAACATAAGCTCCATTCTTTTACTGGCTTGGTTGATGTCATGAAAGTGCCTTTAAAATTAGACAGATAAAGGCAAATAGTTAGTTTTAGGACTGAGTTGCCGCTGTAAATGCAAAAAGCAAGAAAAGCAACtatgtatattataaaagaaGTATTATAAACTTATTATCCACAACCGGTCTTTGCATTAACGGTAATACAAACTAGTTTGTTGAATTAAAAGTTTAGAAATAGAAGagtgaaaaatgattaaatcattaCCATAGAGATATCAAACAtaacaagtacaattatattgataaatttaataattgaatcattaaaatatttattgtaCAAATACACACAAAAGAGTATAAAACTTCTTTAATTTTTCACGGGTATAAGtgaatttttcccattttaattgaAGGATCCGATTATAATTAAGGAAATTGATGGTTCAGTTCAAGTCATTGATGAATAAGTAAACAGTGTGATTTGACAAGTAGCTGAAAGAAAAACTAGAAGAAAATAGCGATGGGTTCCTTACTTTATCACAGGAGACTCGGACAAGCAACGAAATAATTCCCACTTCTTAGCAACTTGAGCAGTGACAGGCATCAGCTTTGGCTGCCCGCCTGAAGTCCCAGAGCTGCATTTGATCAAACAGATGATAGAACTATTAGAAGGAAGCAAATAATGCCCCAAAACACACAGAACCAAAGCAACAATTCATGCATGCCTTAGAAAGAACCCTGTAATGGGTTCAGCTAAAAGGATATCTGATGTCTCCCCATTAACAATCTTATCTATGTAAGGCCTGAGATCTTCATAAGTAACTATGggaacattttttttaaaaagctgCTTGTCGGTTTGACTGAGGAATCCCCTTAAACACTCTGTTCCTGCATTTCTACTTAGTATTTCCCTCAACACCTCGTCCTGAATTTGCTCAGCGTTTGTGGTCAGTTCCTCAATCATCTTCAATCCACTTTCATACCCATTTGTTGCCATCAACTCTATTACTGACTCCTAGACTGTTAAAGGATGATATCCAAACAGGGGGAGGGGATGCTAAATATATAATAAGTTCTTTTTATCACAtgggaaaatataataataatttgttgAGGTGGGATCAGCTACTTTGGGAGAGTGTTAGAAGTATCGTCGGACATCAATTCGGTCTATCAATAATGAAAGGTATTGTATATAAAGAGGGTTTTGTCCATCTTTCGCGGAGAACTGTATACAGTTTAAGTTTACGGAGGGGAACGTTTCCATTGTAGCGGGACATCCTTTCTTTAATACTCCAAAATTTATTCCAATAAGGTACATGGTAAATTTATCAAGAAAATGGATTGAgtgaattaaaatttggtttgctaaaaaataaaaattatttgaaattaggTGAAAGTTAAAgaattaaaagtgaaaatgaatCAAAAGAAGAAGAGATGGAGTCACAAATAAATAAAGGATATCATCCATTATCATTTCATCCTCTCTCCCTCGTTTTTCATAGTTCATTTTcgtcaaactttcattttctttcatttaggTCCTCTTTTACCATTTTTCAACCCTTTCAACCTCAAACTTTAAAATTCTTCCatagatttttagtgaaaacaaaaaataaaaataaaaataacttcaTGGCAAAATAAGTTTCTTGTGAAGCTAAATAGAGTTCGTATTTGAGGAGGAAAAAAAAAGCTTGAAGATGGGTGTTGGAAGTGGAAGAGAGTATGGGTAGGTGGAGAATTTAAAGTAAGttgtttaaataattatgttatatttatttgattgcataatttgatgtgaaattgtaaGAATTAAGTGTATATGATTATCTTTTTATGTTCAAAGAGATGGAAGTATTATATTTATGTATGAAGTGAATGGTGAatggttttataaataattgaaagaaaGTGAGggggtttttattaaaaatatttcaatatgaaattaattattttgaatgatgGAATTGTGTATTTaccatgttgaatgtgataaatatctattttgaataCTATTTTGATGTAAATTGAAAACAATTTGTTAAGTGATTAAGTAGATAAAAGTTGaagtatggactaaattgtaaactttgtaaaattttgaattctaaaGGTTGTGTAGTGAAATCTAAAAAGTTGAAGTAGTactaaattatatgattatgaaatatgaaaactgAAAGGTTGAGCGTAAAATAGTAAAGTTTGAAATTATAGGGATTAAAATAGTAAAGTTTGAaattatagggattaaattgtaaagattccAAAACATGAGCTTTAGAACTAATTTATATGATTTGAGAATTTTCAATTctgaaagaaaaatattaaagtaatattAAAGTTAAATGGTTCAAAACTAAAGGACTAATTTGGGGAAATTTTGATAAGATTTTAatagtagggattaaattataaaatgtcaaaattttgaagaaaaaaaaagagaagagggagactattttgcaaaactgtgcAAACTGGGATTTAAGActaaactgaaaaaaaaattatgatttccagggactgaattgtaaaataGTGTAAATTTAGGACATTAGGGACTaatcataaaaattgaaaaactagAATTTTAGGGTCTATTtagtaattttggaaaatataggAGTGGAAATGAGCAAATTACATAAGTATTCAACTAAAATAATTGAGTAAAAGTAAAAGAATTGAAACTTGAATTAGTAAGATTAGATACATTAAAGTGAAGAgtactaaattatgaaatttatgttaaaaagAATATGATTAGGAGTAGATTAAATTAACAAAGGAAATGTAAAGTGTAGTTAGTATTGAGAttctctaattaaaattttaggaagATATTTAATATGGCATTCCTTATATCCATCTGTTAATAAGTcgaataaggggtgttacacactccTCTTGGTGGATGGTCGTATGTCCCACGTATGGTGAAGGCACTCCCATTCGTGAATTGTACACGGCTCTTTGCGGAGGGGGACAAAGCTCTCCTCAAGGAACAATACATTCTGTTATTGAGGGACCGAATCAGTATTTCCATAAACAACACTATAAAGACTTCTCTGAAAGGAGTAGAtctatttttaacatattttaatataatattaaaaacaagaGATAAACATCACATGTTATGTCAAAGGAGTGTATGATATGAATCTAAttgttattattaaaaattagccATGTAACGAACATGAATTATTAATAtactaaaattatataaatatatgaaaattaagcatgaatataaaataatataaatgtacaaATGAATTATGGGAAAGAAAAATTTAATGTAATTGAGTATGAATGCCTCTTCCAAACTTGAAACAAGTTTTGTGAGTTGATATCACATTATATtgtaaattgttaaaatttatgtCGGGAATCATATCTTGTTTGTCTAAGATTCAAATCTggaatacttttaaaataattttgcttttgatttttattgcataattttttaaatttcactgATATATGATTagctttatgtttttatttattaagaaAGAATCTTCATCAACTTAATTATATTAGATATGATCAGTACAAAAGTCTAAATCGGTTCTACTATACATTAATTCAAAAGACAAAATAAGTTGTATTAATGCAATAAACgtgtttattataaaatttagacACTACCATATTAATCATTATcactttttaataataaaaaattaaatactttattaatatttaaataaatataattatatttataagagAATGTTTATATCTGTTCATATGTAAAAGTgtatttaaaaacaatataaagattaaaatttataGGGATTAAAATTAGgtaatgttttaaattttgggattaaattagaaaatcaaaaaggaaaaagcccttaataaaataaattaaaaacattcagaGGTTTATGTTGCAAATAGCCCCTCCACGTTTCCCATATATAAAAggcatttcttttcttttttttcgtgtGTAATGGGgtagttgaaaaataaaaatgaaaaacttacgttcctttctttttttcccttgcTACATTTTGTTGTCTCTTAGGTCGATTTTTAATCTAATCCAgttttcaatataaaaatatcataagcccTCGGTAATTACGTAGTTTACATAAAAgctttaaaaaaatgattacatTTTCTTTTATAAGTTGATGCCATTttagtatttgatttattattttcaacTTTAATGATTAGATTGTTAAAGTGAATAATGTAATTTAAATATACTGaaaatctttatatttaaaaaatatttttataatatatttaaaaaaatattattacatcTGATTCTCGCATgcaattatattattttgtaatttgtgttgaaattttagttttaaattttaattatattttaatgcatgttgtttaatatttaaaactttgtttttgttgtttttgttatttatggcaagaaaatcatatttaaaacttTATTAACGAGGATATCAACAAAGGGAGAGGCAAGAAAGAGGTTGTGATGGTGTTGAGGAAGGCCAATTCACCCTAGC encodes:
- the LOC107924874 gene encoding indole-3-acetic acid-amido synthetase GH3.17, which encodes MATNGYESGLKMIEELTTNAEQIQDEVLREILSRNAGTECLRGFLSQTDKQLFKKNVPIVTYEDLRPYIDKIVNGETSDILLAEPITGFFLSSGTSGGQPKLMPVTAQVAKKWELFRCLSESPVIKHFHDINQASKRMELMFARPEIETPSGLKAASVSTSKYNGSKFRTLLPKLYTSPIETIFCPNPNHGLYCQLLFGLIQRDEVVKVGSLFASTVLRGIKFLENHWQELCYDIKTGRLSDWITDSGFRNSASLIMKPNPEQADLIENICNCKSWERIIRKLWPEARYICCICTGIIRQYTTELEFYCRGLPLVSAVYACSEAICGINLEPLCKRSDVSYTFLPNMAYFEFLPVKKEPDGSIEMKSNDEDTELVDLVNVKAGQCYELVVTTCAGLYRYKVGDVLMVSGFYNNAPQFQFVERKNVILSVDQEKTSETDLFKAVTEAKALLDPLGFILTEYTSYVDTSSAPGHYVLFWEIKGKEGKHCKELDPKIMVECCSRMEESLHYTYKIYRKRNIVGALEIRVVKQGSFEALIDYCVSKGTSLSQYKKPSCIKSEEALKILDSRVIGKYFSPKSPL